Sequence from the Polynucleobacter sp. Adler-ghost genome:
CATGCTGAAAGAAGGGGAGTTCTTTGTGCAAATCCTGCCTACCGAAAAGTCTGCCTCCAATGCTGCGGATGGCGTAAAGCCATCAACAACGAGACAATAAGTACCGCTTAATGTCCGCTAGAGGGTGGTCTTGTGGCATCTGCCAATAAATCTGTTTTAAAGACCTGCCTACAATCAACCGCATCAAAGCGATAAGCTTTTGCGCAAAAATCACACTCTGTTTCTACAGCGCCTTGCTCTGCCAGAATACTTTCAACTTCTTCTTCGCCCAGCATTCTCAGAATATCGGCCACCTTGGTGCGTGAACAGCGGCAGCTAAAGCGAACAGGGCGAGATGGGAAACTTCGGACACCGCTTTCTGCCGACTCTTCTAAAAAGAGGCGACGGAGGATAGTTTGCGGTGAAAGTGTGAGCAACTCTTCATTGGTAATCGTCTCACCGAGCGTCTGAATTCTGGTCCACCCTTCAGCCGCAAGTTGAGGATCAAGATGGGCATGACCCCCTGAATCTGGTAACCGCTGCAACAGCAATCCTCCAACATGGGTGTCATTGGATGCTAGCCAGATGCGGGTATCTAATTGTTCTGAGTTTTGCATGTACAGGGCAATAGCTTCGGCAGCGCTGGTAACGGGCTTATTGACTGTACCGCGGTGCTCCTGAAGAGCCACGATCCCTTGGTAGGGCGGTTGACCAGGTTGACGGTCTGATGGATCTAGAGTGATTACTAGACGCCCAGTATTGTCCGCATCCAGCAATTCACCTAGAGTGGCATTGGGATCGATGCTGGCGGGATCTACGGATAGCTTTACAGTGGCTCGCATGGTCAGGTCGGACTTGCATTCCACCACGAGAAGCTGAATAGGGCCCTTACTTTGGGCCTGAATAATCAAAGTCCCATCAAATTTAAGGCTAGCGCTCAACAGAGTCGCTGCACCCACAAAATCACCCAAGATCCGTCTGACCACGGGAGGATCATTACGGCGCTCTAAGACGGACTGCCAGGCGCTGCTAATGGAAACAATTTCCCCGCGGACCGGGGCGCCATCACACATAAATACAAGTAATTCATTCATAAGTGAAAGTATCCACTTTTTTGATGATCAGAGTACCAAATAATCAAATCTAAAGCTGACCTGAGATAATGTTACTTATGCATATAAGAACACGTTTCGCCCCCAGTCCAACGGGCTTTATTCACTTGGGCAACCTTCGCAGCGCTTTATATCCCTGGGCTTTTGCTCGCCACAACCAAGGCGACTTTATTTTGCGTATTGAGGATACCGATGTAGAGCGCTCCACACAGGAAGCTGTCGACGTCATTATTGAAGGTATGGCATGGCTTGGCCTAGATTTAGACGAAGGCCCAATTTATCAAATGCAGCGCATTGATCGTTATCGTGCGGTGGTGAAGCAGATGCTCGATGCTGGCCTTGCTTACCCTTGCTACATGAGCGAAGCAGAGCTCAATAAGCTTCGTGACCAACAAATGGCCAATAAAGAAAAGCCGCGCTATAACGGCCAATGGCGTCCTGAGCCGGGCAAAACTTTGCCAGCAATACCAGAGGGCGTTCTACCAGTGATTCGGTTCAAGAATCCTATTGGTGGATCCGTGATTTGGGATGATGCAGTGAAAGGCAAGATCGAAATCAGTAATGATGAGCTGGATGATTTGGTGATTGCCCGTCCTGATGGCACGCCAACCTATAACTTTTGTGTTGTAGTTGATGATCTTGATATGAACATCACTCATGTGATTCGTGGCGATGACCATGTCAACAACACGCCACGCCAAATTAACATCATGAAGGCACTTGGTGGTACGCCACCGGTATATGCCCACTTACCAACAGTCCTGAACGACTCTGGTGAAAAAATGAGTAAGCGTAACGGCGCTATGAGTGTGCGTGATTATCAAAAAGCAGGCTACCTGCCTGAAGCTATTCTGAATTACCTGGCAAGACTAGGTTGGTCACATGGCGATGCAGAGGTTTTTACTAAAGAGCAGTTTGTCAATTGGTTTGACTTAGGCAGCCTTGGTCGATCACCGGCTCAACACAATCCAGAAAAACTACTTTGGTTAAATCATCAATATATTCAGAACGCAGATCCAGAAAAACTAGCGCAAGCAACTAAGCCATTTGCACATGAACTCGGTATCGATACTGAAAATGGCCCAGACTTTGTGCAAGTAGTTGCACTCCTTAAAGATCGCGCCAATACGCTGATTGAAATTGCAGAAGGTGCAAAGCTATTCTATTTACCGGCACCTGCTCATACGAGTGAACAAATTGCAGAAAATATCCCAGCTGAAATCATTCCCGCCCTGAAGGATTTGATTGAAGCGATTCAATCTGCAGAACATACGAAAGCGGCCTATGGAGCAGCTTTTAAAGATGTTTTAACTAAGCATCAGATCAAAATGCCAGCATTAGCAATGCCCGTGCGTTACGCTTTATTTGCTACTACACAGACGCCAGCCATTGATTCTGTCTTGTTGGTTATGGGCAAGAATGAGGCGATAGCAAGGCTTTCCAAGGTTGTCTAAACCAGAACTTGCCCCCCCTTATAAAAATAGGCTAAAATCTTGGATTGTTTTGAGTGTCTTGTAGAGTTTCAACGAGATTACGGGGGTATAGCTCAGCTGGGAGAGCGCTTGCATGGCATGCAAGAGGTCAGCGGTTCGATCCCGCTTATCTCCACCAAGCATTTAGAATGACAGCATTAGTTTGAGTAGTAGTCCAGGTCCCCATCGTCTAGAGGCCTAGGACATCACCCTTTCACGGTGAGTACGGGGGTTCGAATCCCCCTGGGGACGCCAAAATTTTTGGCTAGTTGTGAGTTGTAAGAAGTGACACAAGTAGCATGCGATGTAATTGGAGCGGTAGTTCAGTTGGTTAGAATATCGGCCTGTCACGCCGAGGGTCGCGGGTTCGAGTCCCGTCCGCTCCGCCAAGTTTGTTTAAAAAGCCCCTGCATAAGGGGCTTTTTTCATTTCTACAGAATCTTTTTTAAAGCTTTTTCGTGGGCGGCGGTTTTGGTGCCACTTTATACAACGGCTCAACCGCCGGCATTAGTGCGGTTAGTTGCTCGATTCTGGTTTCACCAGAAGGGTGGGTGGATAAGAATTCTGGAGAACTTTTTCCTTTTGTGGCTTTCAACATTTTTTGCCAAACACTAATTGCACCCATGGGGTTATATCCCGCTCTTGCTGCAAGCTCTAATCCAATTGCATCTGCTTCCGACTCATTCTCTCTTGAGTTTGGTAAAACAATTGCGTATTGAGCAACTTGGTTTGCAGCGCTCACTGCAGAACCATAAGGTCCTGCTACGGCCATCGCAATATTCACCAATACGTTTTGTGCAGTCGCTTGTGATACGCGCTCCCGACCATGCTCTCTTAGGGCATGCGCAATTTCATGCCCCATGATGGCTGCAATTTCATCATCATTTAGATTGAGTTGCTCAATAATTCCGGTGTAGAAAGTGATCTTTCCGCCGGGTGCACAGGTAGCATTCAGTATGGGAGCATCGATTAGGGTTAGTCGCCAATCCCATTGCTTGGTGTCATCTCGAAATGCCTCGGTCTGAGGAATTAGTCTATTTGCAATGAACTTCAATCGATCATAGGCTGGCCCAGAAGTGACCAGTATATTTTTCTCTTTTGCTTTTTGATTCTGCTCGTTATAACTCACTGCAGAAAGACGATTGACCTCTTCAGAAGAAGCCATCATAAATTGAGATCGATTCACGCCAACCGCTCCCGAGCGCGTAGTGCTGGCGCATGCCGAGAGTAAAGCAACTAGCGCAAGGATCCCAAAGGTGCGAATGCTCAAATGAAATCCTTGCTGTTAATAGGCACTCTATTCTTTAAATTACTTCTTCTTTGGAGGCGTTATGGATGCAGCCATCGCATCAAAGTAGATGACTCGAACCTGTTCACCAACATTGACATCCGCTAAGAGCTGTGGATTCTTCACGGTAACAACGGTAACCTTGCCGCTAGGACCTTTAACCGAGACCAATTTCTTAGCGCGATCTACGGCTACGATATCGGCAATGATAGTAGTGGTGTTTGTAATGGTACGAGTTGGTTTTTCGCCCGGCTTAGATGCTACTTCTGATGAGGTCTCCACTTTGCTGCGAATACCATCGCTTTTAGTCTTAATCAATTCAATTGCAACGGCAAGCTCATAGGTCACATTGAGTCGGTCACCCACTTTTATCTGATCAAAGCTCTTAATTTCAGGGCCGGCAATGAACTTAGATTCGCCTTCATTGTTTTTAAAGAAAATCGTACGTGTTTTCTTATCGATCTTCGTAACAGTACCTTCGTACAATTGAAAAATGTTGTCAGTAACTGCTGCGTCCACCACTACTGCATTTGCAGCTGGCATTTGTGCCATTACCAATCCTGTACCTGCCAACAATGTGGCGACTACGAGAGTAATCTGGGCGAATTTGATTTTCATAACTTTCCTTAATATTAAGTATCTATAGTGATATTAGCGTATTTCAATTGCCAAATTCTGTTGGTAAGACCACGGATGAATTACCTAAGAGCGCTTCGCTTAAAGCCGCTCCCACCAGTTGCCAGAAAAGTGGCATTGCAACCAGTCAATGCACTGACTCACCTTGCCCGGCACCAAACGAGGTGACGAAAACACCGCGTGAATTTCTTGGGAAGGTAGACTCCAATCAGTCAATATCGGCTGTAAGGTGCCCTTGTTAATAGAGTGATAAGCAACGTACCAAGGAATGGTAGCCAAACCCATGTTACCGATGGTTGCGGCTAGCAATGCAGATAAGTTATTGGAATACAGGGGGCCTTTGACGGGTATGGAGATGGTCTCGCCATCACCACCACTAAAGTGCCAGCGGTGATTATCTTGAACTGAGCTATAGATTAAGGCCTGATGTCCCGCCAAATCCTCTGGATGATTTGGGGTTCCGTACTGCCTTAGATAATCTGGGCTGGCTACCAAGACCCAGGGATTTAAGCCCAAATAGCGTGAGCCCAAAGAGGAGTCTGCGAGGCGACCCATGCGGATCGCAAGATCAACGCCACCTTCAACCAAATTGACATATTGGTCCTCAAGGCTCAGATGCACCTCTAATTTTGGGTTTTGACTCATAAATTGGAGTACCAGCGGTGTCAAAATACGGCGCCCAAAGGCAACGGAAGAGCTGATAGTCAATTTGCCCTGCATTTCTCCTTGGAGTAGGGCGGCTAGATTGTCTGCCTCTTCTAGCTCTCTTGAAATAATCTTGCATTTTTCATAGTAAATCTCACCAATTTCCGTTGGTGTAACCCCTCTTGTGCTGCGATGCAATAAAAGTGAACCAAGCCGCTTTTCTAAAAAGGCAATGTGTTTGGTTGCTGTAGGCTGAGTAATGCCCAGACTGGCTGCAGCCTTGCTAAATGAGCCGGTTTCTACGACTCGGACAAAAAGGGCTATTCCCTGAATACGATCCATTCATGAATTCTAACTGGATTTTCCTGAGGTATTCCATTTTGGAATAGTTCATATGATGGCTAGTGGCATTCTCATTTCGCTCTCAAGTGTTGATGATGTACCCATTCTTAAACAGCGAGGGAAACATCATGGCCAAAATGAAAGCCGCAATGGCAGCAGTGCTTGTAATGGAAAAAGAAGGTATCACCACTGCATTTGGTGTTCCTGGAGCCGCTATTAATCCACTCTACGCGCAGTTGCGTGAGCGTCAGTCAATTACCCATATCCTAGCCCGACATGTTGAAGGTGCTTCACACATGGCTGAAGGTTATACAAGAGCTAAAGCAGGCAACATTGGCGTATGTATTGGTACTTCTGGCCCAGCTGGCACAGACATGATGACAGGCCTATATTCTGCAAGCGCTGACTCAATTCCTATTCTCTGTATTACTGGACAAGCTCCACGTGCCCGTCTTTATAAAGAAGATTTTCAGGCTGTTGATATCGAGACAATTTCCAAGCCAGTAACAAAGATGTCTGTAACGGTTCGTGAGCCAGGTTTAGTGCCACGCGTTTTCCAGCAGGCGTTTCATGTTATGCGTTCAGGCCGCCCCGGACCTGTATTAATTGATTTGCCGATTGATGTTCAATTAGCTGAAATTGAATTTGATATTGATACGTATGAACCATTGCCAGTATATAAACCAGCAGCTAGCCGCAAGCAGATCGAAAAAGCACTTGAAATGTTAATGTCGGCTAAAAAGCCATTAATTGTTGCTGGCGGCGGAATTATTAACGCTGATGCAGATGCACTGTTAGTAGAGTTTGCAGAATTGACTGGTATTCCAGTGATTCCAACCCTCATGGGCTGGGGCACTATTCCGGATGATCACCCGCTCATGGCCG
This genomic interval carries:
- a CDS encoding Hsp33 family molecular chaperone HslO, coding for MNELLVFMCDGAPVRGEIVSISSAWQSVLERRNDPPVVRRILGDFVGAATLLSASLKFDGTLIIQAQSKGPIQLLVVECKSDLTMRATVKLSVDPASIDPNATLGELLDADNTGRLVITLDPSDRQPGQPPYQGIVALQEHRGTVNKPVTSAAEAIALYMQNSEQLDTRIWLASNDTHVGGLLLQRLPDSGGHAHLDPQLAAEGWTRIQTLGETITNEELLTLSPQTILRRLFLEESAESGVRSFPSRPVRFSCRCSRTKVADILRMLGEEEVESILAEQGAVETECDFCAKAYRFDAVDCRQVFKTDLLADATRPPSSGH
- the gltX gene encoding glutamate--tRNA ligase; this translates as MLLMHIRTRFAPSPTGFIHLGNLRSALYPWAFARHNQGDFILRIEDTDVERSTQEAVDVIIEGMAWLGLDLDEGPIYQMQRIDRYRAVVKQMLDAGLAYPCYMSEAELNKLRDQQMANKEKPRYNGQWRPEPGKTLPAIPEGVLPVIRFKNPIGGSVIWDDAVKGKIEISNDELDDLVIARPDGTPTYNFCVVVDDLDMNITHVIRGDDHVNNTPRQINIMKALGGTPPVYAHLPTVLNDSGEKMSKRNGAMSVRDYQKAGYLPEAILNYLARLGWSHGDAEVFTKEQFVNWFDLGSLGRSPAQHNPEKLLWLNHQYIQNADPEKLAQATKPFAHELGIDTENGPDFVQVVALLKDRANTLIEIAEGAKLFYLPAPAHTSEQIAENIPAEIIPALKDLIEAIQSAEHTKAAYGAAFKDVLTKHQIKMPALAMPVRYALFATTQTPAIDSVLLVMGKNEAIARLSKVV
- a CDS encoding M48 family metallopeptidase; translation: MSIRTFGILALVALLSACASTTRSGAVGVNRSQFMMASSEEVNRLSAVSYNEQNQKAKEKNILVTSGPAYDRLKFIANRLIPQTEAFRDDTKQWDWRLTLIDAPILNATCAPGGKITFYTGIIEQLNLNDDEIAAIMGHEIAHALREHGRERVSQATAQNVLVNIAMAVAGPYGSAVSAANQVAQYAIVLPNSRENESEADAIGLELAARAGYNPMGAISVWQKMLKATKGKSSPEFLSTHPSGETRIEQLTALMPAVEPLYKVAPKPPPTKKL
- a CDS encoding LysR family transcriptional regulator; this encodes MDRIQGIALFVRVVETGSFSKAAASLGITQPTATKHIAFLEKRLGSLLLHRSTRGVTPTEIGEIYYEKCKIISRELEEADNLAALLQGEMQGKLTISSSVAFGRRILTPLVLQFMSQNPKLEVHLSLEDQYVNLVEGGVDLAIRMGRLADSSLGSRYLGLNPWVLVASPDYLRQYGTPNHPEDLAGHQALIYSSVQDNHRWHFSGGDGETISIPVKGPLYSNNLSALLAATIGNMGLATIPWYVAYHSINKGTLQPILTDWSLPSQEIHAVFSSPRLVPGKVSQCIDWLQCHFSGNWWERL